A stretch of Saccharothrix texasensis DNA encodes these proteins:
- a CDS encoding winged helix-turn-helix transcriptional regulator produces MAHVKVADELCTLSLPAALLGERWTLLLLRQAFLGTRRFEDFQTEMDISRSVLTERLGTLVEEGILRREAYKDVRTRYEYRLTEKGLELYPVLMALRKWGDRWMSPAEGPSFDVHHRSCGGDIGVHVSCEGCGAELTARDVRVTPLRDSRA; encoded by the coding sequence ATGGCCCACGTGAAGGTCGCCGACGAGCTGTGCACCCTCTCGCTGCCCGCCGCCCTGCTGGGCGAGCGCTGGACGTTGCTGCTGCTGCGGCAGGCGTTCCTCGGCACGCGGCGGTTCGAGGACTTCCAGACCGAGATGGACATCTCGCGCAGCGTGCTGACCGAGCGGCTCGGCACGCTCGTCGAGGAGGGCATCCTGCGCCGCGAGGCGTACAAGGACGTGCGGACGCGGTACGAGTACCGGTTGACCGAGAAGGGCCTGGAGCTCTACCCGGTGCTGATGGCGCTGCGGAAGTGGGGCGACCGCTGGATGTCCCCGGCCGAGGGCCCGTCGTTCGACGTGCACCACCGCTCGTGCGGCGGCGACATCGGCGTGCACGTGTCGTGCGAGGGGTGCGGCGCGGAGCTGACCGCGCGGGACGTGCGCGTCACGCCGCTGCGCGACTCACGTGCGTGA
- a CDS encoding TetR/AcrR family transcriptional regulator, giving the protein MPKVVDPEARRREVAEAVFRVVRRHGLEQASLRNVADEAGLAVGSVRHYFVDHDDLLRFALKELTDRLERRIMVHVEAVRSAGAREGRRQAVEDLLAELLPLDPDRRDEAEIWLAFATAARTRPTLRREARRMHEGMRMIVGKVLVGGGVPDVEVETERLAALLDGLALDGVLHPDLTTPEVMLAVLRKHLASLTAG; this is encoded by the coding sequence GTGCCCAAGGTCGTCGATCCCGAAGCCCGTCGCCGCGAGGTGGCCGAGGCCGTGTTCCGCGTGGTCCGCCGGCACGGCCTGGAGCAGGCGTCGCTGCGCAACGTCGCCGACGAGGCCGGCCTCGCCGTCGGCTCGGTCCGGCACTACTTCGTCGACCACGACGACCTGCTCCGGTTCGCGCTCAAGGAGCTCACCGACCGGCTCGAGCGCCGGATCATGGTCCACGTCGAGGCGGTCCGGTCGGCCGGGGCGCGCGAAGGCCGGCGGCAGGCCGTCGAGGACCTGCTCGCCGAGCTGCTGCCCCTGGACCCCGACCGGCGCGACGAGGCGGAGATCTGGCTGGCCTTCGCCACCGCCGCGCGCACCCGGCCGACGCTGCGCCGGGAGGCGCGGCGGATGCACGAGGGGATGCGCATGATCGTCGGCAAGGTCCTGGTCGGCGGCGGCGTGCCGGACGTGGAGGTGGAGACCGAACGGCTGGCCGCGCTGCTCGACGGCCTGGCGCTGGACGGGGTGCTCCACCCCGACCTCACCACGCCGG
- a CDS encoding DUF1453 family protein: protein MPTWVLIVVAVVAVVVKRFRGEPVNARDLAVPPLVLLGIGVYGLREVELTAADWWWLVAGAVVGLALGVARGATIRLFARDGVPWQRYTPWTLLVWAGSAAVSLGLGLAASAAGAPADARPVTLSIGIGLLGEAIPIGLRLLKAA from the coding sequence GTGCCGACTTGGGTGTTGATCGTCGTGGCGGTGGTCGCGGTCGTGGTGAAGAGGTTCCGCGGTGAGCCGGTGAACGCGCGCGACCTCGCCGTGCCGCCGCTGGTGCTGCTGGGCATCGGGGTGTACGGGCTGAGGGAGGTCGAGCTGACCGCCGCCGACTGGTGGTGGCTGGTCGCGGGCGCGGTGGTCGGCCTCGCGCTGGGGGTGGCGCGCGGCGCGACGATCCGGCTGTTCGCGCGCGACGGCGTGCCGTGGCAGCGGTACACGCCGTGGACGCTGCTGGTGTGGGCCGGCTCGGCGGCGGTGAGCCTGGGGCTGGGCCTCGCCGCGTCGGCGGCCGGCGCCCCGGCGGACGCGCGGCCGGTGACGCTGTCGATCGGGATCGGCCTGCTCGGCGAGGCGATCCCGATCGGCTTGCGCCTGCTGAAGGCCGCCTAG
- a CDS encoding GNAT family N-acetyltransferase, producing MKVRELHAAEAGHAVDAVFHGLSPRSRYLRFHAPVPRLTASMRRRLTDLDGRRKVAVVAECRRAPVGIARLIATGEDTAEIALAVVDPWQRKGVGTELMAALSRLAADLDYVELHGDVLGENQPMLRLVARVFPGARLTREEDDVIRVSYPLNYQLTHEDLVAGLRW from the coding sequence ATGAAGGTCCGCGAACTGCACGCCGCCGAGGCGGGCCACGCCGTCGACGCGGTCTTCCACGGCTTGTCGCCGCGGAGTCGCTACCTGCGCTTCCACGCCCCGGTGCCCCGCCTCACCGCGTCCATGCGCCGCCGGCTGACCGACCTCGACGGCCGTCGCAAGGTCGCCGTCGTCGCGGAGTGCCGCCGCGCGCCCGTCGGCATCGCCCGCCTGATCGCCACCGGCGAGGACACCGCGGAGATCGCCCTCGCCGTGGTGGACCCCTGGCAGCGCAAGGGCGTCGGCACCGAGCTGATGGCCGCCCTGAGCCGGTTGGCCGCCGACCTGGACTACGTCGAGCTGCACGGCGACGTGCTGGGGGAGAACCAGCCGATGCTGCGCCTGGTCGCGCGGGTGTTCCCCGGCGCGCGGCTGACCCGCGAGGAGGACGACGTCATCCGGGTCAGCTATCCGTTGAACTACCAGTTGACCCACGAAGACCTGGTGGCCGGCCTGCGGTGGTGA